The Pseudosulfitobacter pseudonitzschiae genome includes a region encoding these proteins:
- a CDS encoding amidase, whose translation MTDDILFQGALAQSGALAKGAMTATDLMQATVQRIADVNGTVNAVVSLRDEDALMAEAKAADEGPRTGWLHGMPIAIKDLANAAGLPTSMGSPLFAGQVAAKDDVMVARLRAAGAIVIGKTNTPEFGLGSHTINPVHGATHNPYAHGRSAGGSSGGAAAALACGMLSVADGSDMMGSLRNPAGWNNVYGMRPTWGLVPSEPEGDNFLHQLATNGPMARNPSDLAALLDTMAGPDPRQPHELAQAASLPQIAGGMDGVRIGWLGNWGGALPMDHGIQDISQHALKQMEELGAHVTEQTPLFDSDAMWDSWITLRSWQVGTGLAALYTDPDQHEYLKDTARWEIARGMALSGMQVHAASVVRSNWFKTAVKAFETYDVLALPSAQIWPFDVTWDYPREIAGVQMDTYHRWMQVVVPASLLGLPVVNVPVGFGGPDDTPAGLQLIGKRGADAALLRVAQAWHLATDWPNARRPHLG comes from the coding sequence ATGACAGATGATATTCTTTTCCAAGGCGCTTTGGCGCAATCGGGTGCACTTGCCAAGGGTGCCATGACCGCAACCGATCTGATGCAGGCAACGGTGCAGCGCATCGCGGACGTGAACGGGACAGTTAATGCCGTCGTGTCGCTGCGCGATGAAGATGCACTGATGGCCGAAGCAAAGGCCGCCGATGAAGGACCGCGCACCGGATGGCTGCACGGGATGCCTATTGCCATCAAGGATCTGGCCAACGCCGCAGGGCTGCCCACGTCGATGGGGTCGCCGCTGTTTGCGGGGCAGGTGGCGGCAAAAGATGATGTGATGGTGGCGCGGTTGCGGGCTGCCGGTGCCATTGTGATCGGTAAAACCAACACGCCCGAGTTCGGCCTTGGCTCGCACACCATCAATCCGGTGCACGGGGCCACGCACAACCCCTATGCGCATGGACGTTCGGCAGGCGGCTCATCTGGCGGGGCGGCGGCGGCGCTGGCCTGCGGGATGCTGTCTGTGGCCGACGGGTCGGATATGATGGGATCATTGCGCAATCCGGCGGGGTGGAACAACGTCTACGGGATGCGCCCCACGTGGGGGCTGGTCCCGTCCGAACCCGAGGGTGACAATTTCCTGCACCAACTGGCCACCAACGGCCCGATGGCGCGCAACCCCTCTGACCTTGCGGCATTGCTGGACACGATGGCAGGGCCGGACCCGCGTCAGCCGCACGAGCTGGCACAGGCCGCATCGTTGCCGCAGATTGCGGGCGGTATGGATGGGGTGCGCATCGGATGGCTTGGCAATTGGGGCGGCGCACTGCCGATGGATCATGGCATTCAGGACATTTCGCAGCATGCCCTGAAGCAGATGGAAGAGCTGGGCGCACATGTGACCGAGCAGACCCCGCTGTTTGATTCCGACGCGATGTGGGACAGCTGGATCACACTGAGGTCGTGGCAGGTGGGGACAGGACTGGCCGCACTCTATACCGATCCCGACCAGCACGAATACCTCAAGGACACCGCCCGCTGGGAGATCGCACGCGGCATGGCGCTGTCCGGGATGCAGGTTCACGCGGCCAGTGTTGTGCGCAGCAACTGGTTCAAGACCGCCGTGAAAGCCTTTGAAACATATGATGTTCTGGCGCTGCCTTCGGCACAGATTTGGCCGTTTGATGTGACATGGGACTATCCGCGCGAGATTGCAGGCGTGCAGATGGATACCTATCACCGCTGGATGCAGGTGGTGGTGCCGGCGTCGCTGTTGGGTCTGCCGGTGGTCAATGTACCTGTGGGCTTTGGCGGACCGGATGACACGCCTGCGGGTCTGCAACTGATCGGCAAGCGCGGGGCCGATGCAGCGCTGTTGCGGGTGGCGCAGGCGTGGCATCTGGCGACGGATTGGCCGAACGCGCGGCGCCCGCATCTGGGCTAG
- a CDS encoding helix-turn-helix domain-containing protein: MTYLDRSPVELRNMFGANLRILAQSFASISELSRQLGVNRTQFNRYLSGESFPRPDVLARICNFFGVDARVLLEPLNEIGPDRKSLHDPYIESFLGDAAVAVPETLFPSGFYRFSRRSFIQQERFVVGLVHVCRRNDATFLRGFEPRAALASQGLAQDSISREFRGQVIRQDDGVSAVIARRGAMTCSFNFLAREASFENNFWVGYVARTIRETVSSNRIERVVYEHLGADWRKALACGRTAGFCDVEDLLPFHQRLLRHTEPFH; the protein is encoded by the coding sequence ATGACCTATCTCGACCGATCACCCGTCGAATTGCGCAATATGTTCGGCGCAAATCTTCGGATTTTGGCGCAAAGCTTTGCCTCGATCTCGGAACTGTCGCGGCAGTTGGGTGTGAACCGCACGCAATTCAACCGCTATCTGTCGGGAGAGAGCTTTCCGCGCCCCGATGTTCTGGCCCGTATTTGCAACTTTTTTGGTGTCGATGCCCGCGTTTTGCTTGAACCCCTGAACGAAATCGGCCCCGACCGCAAAAGCCTGCATGACCCCTATATCGAGAGTTTCCTGGGGGACGCGGCTGTCGCGGTCCCCGAAACCCTGTTTCCCTCGGGTTTTTACCGGTTTTCACGCCGCAGCTTCATCCAGCAAGAGCGGTTTGTTGTCGGTCTGGTCCATGTCTGCCGCAGAAACGACGCCACCTTTCTGCGCGGGTTCGAGCCGCGCGCGGCGCTGGCCTCTCAGGGTTTGGCGCAGGACAGCATATCGCGCGAGTTTCGCGGGCAGGTGATACGGCAGGATGACGGCGTATCGGCGGTGATCGCGCGTCGGGGTGCTATGACCTGTTCGTTCAACTTTCTGGCGCGTGAAGCGTCCTTCGAGAACAACTTTTGGGTCGGCTACGTCGCCCGCACCATCCGCGAGACCGTTTCAAGCAACCGTATCGAACGTGTCGTCTATGAACATCTTGGCGCCGATTGGCGCAAGGCGCTGGCCTGTGGGCGCACAGCAGGGTTTTGTGACGTCGAAGATCTTTTGCCCTTTCACCAAAGATTGCTGCGCCATACCGAACCGTTCCACTGA
- a CDS encoding acetolactate synthase 3 large subunit, translated as MTRQMSGAKMVVQALIDQGVDTVFGYPGGAVLPIYDEIFQQNSIKHVLVRHEQGAVHAAEGYARSTGKPGVCLVTSGPGATNAVTGLTDALLDSIPIIVLTGQVPTFMIGSDAFQEADTVGITRPCTKHNWLVKETEKLSGVIHEAFHVAISGRPGPVLVDIPKDVQFASGTYTAPKPSQSHYQPVVKGNMEEITELVAAIEAAKRPVFYTGGGVINSGPAASQLLRELVEATGFPITSTLMGLGAYPASGGKWLGMLGMHGLYEANMAMHGCDLMINIGARFDDRITGVLDAFSPKSIKAHIDIDPSSINKVIKADIPIVGDVAHVLEDILKVWKSRGRKTNSEGVAKWWKQINEWQKVDCLKFKQEGKVIKPQHALQRLEALTKDHDRYITTEVGQHQMWAAQYLNFEDPNRWMTSGGLGTMGYGFPASIGVQMAHPEALVINVAGEASWLMNMQELGTAMQFNLPVKQFILNNERLGMVRQWQELLHGERYSHSWSESLPDFVKLADAFGAKGIQCSDPDDLDDAIMEMINYDGPVVFDCLVEKHENCFPMIPSGKAHNEMLLGEADTQGVIDAKGSVLV; from the coding sequence ATGACACGTCAAATGAGCGGTGCAAAGATGGTGGTTCAGGCCCTGATTGATCAGGGTGTGGACACGGTATTCGGGTATCCCGGTGGCGCCGTCCTACCGATTTACGACGAGATTTTTCAGCAAAACTCGATCAAGCACGTTCTGGTGCGCCACGAACAAGGTGCCGTGCATGCCGCCGAAGGCTATGCGCGTTCGACCGGCAAGCCGGGTGTGTGTCTTGTGACATCCGGCCCCGGTGCCACCAATGCGGTGACCGGCCTGACCGATGCGTTGCTGGATTCCATCCCGATTATCGTTCTGACCGGACAGGTGCCGACCTTTATGATCGGTTCGGATGCCTTTCAGGAGGCCGACACCGTCGGCATCACCCGCCCCTGCACGAAACACAACTGGCTGGTGAAAGAGACTGAAAAGCTGTCGGGCGTGATCCACGAGGCGTTCCACGTCGCCATCTCGGGCCGTCCCGGGCCGGTTCTGGTGGATATTCCCAAAGACGTGCAATTTGCCTCTGGCACCTATACCGCGCCCAAGCCGTCGCAGTCGCATTATCAACCGGTCGTCAAGGGCAACATGGAAGAGATCACCGAACTGGTGGCCGCCATCGAGGCTGCCAAGCGTCCGGTGTTCTATACCGGCGGCGGCGTCATCAACTCTGGCCCTGCGGCCTCGCAATTGCTGCGCGAACTGGTCGAGGCCACAGGCTTTCCGATCACCAGCACCCTGATGGGTCTGGGCGCCTATCCTGCGTCGGGCGGCAAGTGGCTGGGCATGTTGGGCATGCACGGGCTGTACGAAGCCAACATGGCGATGCACGGCTGCGATCTGATGATCAACATCGGCGCGCGGTTCGACGACCGCATCACCGGCGTGCTGGACGCATTTTCACCTAAGTCGATCAAGGCGCATATCGACATTGATCCATCGTCGATCAACAAGGTGATCAAGGCCGATATTCCCATCGTGGGCGACGTGGCCCATGTGCTGGAAGACATCCTGAAGGTCTGGAAATCGCGCGGTCGCAAGACCAACAGCGAAGGCGTGGCCAAGTGGTGGAAACAGATCAACGAATGGCAAAAGGTCGATTGCCTGAAATTCAAACAAGAAGGCAAGGTGATCAAGCCGCAGCATGCTCTGCAACGGCTTGAGGCGCTGACCAAGGACCACGACCGCTACATCACCACCGAAGTGGGCCAGCACCAGATGTGGGCGGCGCAATACCTGAACTTTGAAGATCCGAACCGCTGGATGACCTCGGGCGGTTTGGGCACGATGGGCTACGGTTTCCCCGCCTCGATCGGCGTGCAGATGGCCCACCCCGAGGCGCTGGTGATCAACGTCGCAGGCGAGGCCAGCTGGCTGATGAACATGCAGGAACTGGGCACCGCGATGCAGTTCAACCTGCCCGTCAAGCAGTTCATCCTGAACAACGAACGCCTGGGCATGGTGCGCCAGTGGCAGGAGCTGCTGCACGGCGAACGCTATTCGCATTCATGGTCCGAAAGCCTGCCTGACTTCGTGAAACTGGCCGATGCGTTCGGCGCCAAGGGCATCCAGTGTTCGGACCCCGACGATCTGGACGATGCGATCATGGAGATGATCAACTATGACGGTCCGGTCGTATTCGATTGCCTGGTCGAAAAGCACGAGAACTGTTTCCCGATGATCCCGTCGGGCAAGGCGCACAACGAAATGCTTCTGGGCGAAGCCGACACCCAAGGCGTGATCGACGCCAAGGGTTCGGTGCTGGTGTAA
- a CDS encoding aromatic ring-hydroxylating oxygenase subunit alpha: protein MTHTNLDAVRRPLDQANGLPNAHYIDQRVFDEERTAVLSSGWAGLAVGADVPEIGDAVPLTFLGMPLLVVRDRAAQVRVFQNICRHRGMILVDAPRKIEGAIRCPYHSWCYSTDGRLVSTPHVGGPGRNTHAGIDRALLGLIEVRSHVWMDVIWINLSGDAAPFAVHNANLLARWAEFDQPLHHGGADSRFQLTVNCNWKLAVENYCESYHLPWVHPGLNSYSRLEDHYHIEAPDSYSGQGTLVYRQMSGEDGQRFPDFDGLSAKWDTAAEYVTAYPNVLLGVHRDHTFAIILLPESTEKTTENVHIYYAQAETDPALRARNTAQWKQVFEEDIFVVEGMQRGRHAPQFDGGRFSPAMDGPTHMFHAWVAGQLEAHRAGQMAAE, encoded by the coding sequence ATGACCCACACAAACCTCGACGCGGTCCGCCGCCCCTTGGATCAGGCAAACGGCCTGCCCAACGCCCATTATATCGACCAGCGTGTCTTTGACGAAGAGCGCACCGCCGTTCTGTCTTCGGGCTGGGCCGGTCTGGCCGTGGGCGCAGATGTGCCAGAAATCGGGGATGCGGTCCCGTTGACGTTTCTGGGCATGCCACTGCTGGTCGTGCGCGACCGCGCAGCACAGGTACGGGTGTTCCAGAACATCTGCCGCCATCGCGGCATGATCCTTGTCGATGCCCCCCGCAAGATCGAAGGGGCCATTCGCTGCCCCTATCACAGCTGGTGTTACAGCACCGATGGCCGACTGGTCAGCACCCCCCATGTGGGCGGACCGGGGCGCAACACCCACGCGGGCATCGACCGCGCGTTGCTGGGTCTGATCGAAGTGCGCAGCCATGTGTGGATGGACGTGATCTGGATCAACCTTTCAGGTGATGCAGCCCCCTTTGCGGTGCACAACGCCAACCTGCTGGCCCGCTGGGCCGAGTTTGACCAGCCCCTGCACCACGGCGGTGCCGACAGCCGCTTTCAACTGACGGTAAATTGCAACTGGAAGCTGGCAGTCGAAAACTATTGCGAAAGCTACCATTTGCCTTGGGTCCACCCCGGTTTGAACAGCTATTCGCGGCTTGAGGATCATTACCATATCGAAGCACCTGATTCATATTCCGGTCAGGGCACGCTGGTTTACCGCCAGATGTCCGGCGAAGATGGCCAGCGGTTTCCCGATTTCGATGGGTTAAGTGCCAAATGGGACACCGCCGCCGAATATGTCACCGCCTATCCCAACGTGCTGTTGGGCGTACACCGCGACCATACCTTTGCGATCATTCTGCTGCCGGAAAGCACGGAAAAGACAACCGAAAACGTGCATATCTATTATGCCCAAGCTGAAACCGACCCTGCCCTGCGCGCGCGCAATACCGCACAATGGAAACAGGTGTTCGAAGAAGACATTTTTGTTGTCGAAGGCATGCAGCGCGGCCGGCACGCGCCCCAGTTCGACGGCGGCCGGTTCTCGCCTGCGATGGATGGGCCGACGCATATGTTCCACGCATGGGTCGCCGGACAGCTAGAGGCGCATCGCGCGGGGCAAATGGCGGCGGAATGA
- a CDS encoding penicillin-binding protein 1A, protein MFRFILSFFGGIFTTLTMGLLAIALSVGAIFYIYGRDLPSHESLAQYTPPTISRIYSGQGQIIDEFARERRLFAPADTIPDLIKQAFISAEDKNFYTHEGYDLRGIAAAAIDAVRSRGRDVRGASTITQQVMKNFLLSGDRQAERKIKEIILASRIEETLDKEKILELYLNEIFLGQNSYGVAAASQTYFNKTLGELTPHEAAFLASLPKAPSDYHPVRRKDRLLARRNYVLKEMHDNGYLTQAVYDSERGQPLRSVQNGDFESFKEELPPRDYFTDEIRRQLSENFGEGEFFTGGLTVRATIDQEMQPIAADSLRTELENYDRSRSTWRGTGKKIDPQIATGDGWQEALNDVTVARDIDLNGRWYPSVVREVGDQRIVLGIEGQGIGEVPRADIKWLKGDFVANFDVGDVVHVRQRDGGWSLRQVPAVQGGFVAMDVNTGRVIAMQGGFSYQNSVFNRATQAKRQPGSSFKPFVYAAALDSGYTPATIIVDAPIEINTPQGMWRPKNASNQYYGPTPMRTGIERSRNLMTIRLAQEVGMETVASYAERFGVYDRGQMGKFLANSLGSQETTLYQMVAAYAMFANGGERVKPTLVDRVQDRYGKTVYRHDERQCADCQLASLDPGYGPRIASNRERVMDPITAYQLTSMMRGVVERGTAARTVNLPVPTAGKTGTTNDNKDVWFVGFTSNIVAGCYIGFDTPRDMGRGASGGGMCGPVFQRFMLEATKKYGGGDFDVPPGGHFIKIDRFTGARLSDDASGESVVAEYFRDGEEPLFGLMFDGGFAMGADLPLVEEVGRATGREVTTSTGKKATVGPKANFGTLSSGGLY, encoded by the coding sequence GTGTTCCGATTTATCCTGTCGTTTTTCGGCGGTATCTTTACGACCCTGACGATGGGTCTTCTTGCAATTGCGCTGAGCGTCGGCGCGATTTTCTATATTTATGGCCGCGATCTGCCCAGCCACGAAAGCCTTGCACAATATACGCCACCCACGATCAGCCGTATTTACAGCGGTCAGGGTCAGATCATTGACGAATTTGCCCGTGAACGGCGGTTGTTTGCCCCTGCGGACACCATTCCCGATCTGATCAAACAGGCATTCATCAGCGCCGAAGACAAGAATTTCTATACCCACGAAGGCTATGACCTGCGCGGCATTGCGGCGGCGGCGATTGACGCTGTGCGCTCGCGCGGGCGCGACGTGCGCGGTGCCTCGACGATCACCCAGCAGGTGATGAAGAATTTCTTGTTGTCGGGCGACCGTCAGGCGGAACGCAAGATCAAGGAAATTATACTGGCCTCTCGCATCGAAGAGACGTTGGACAAGGAAAAAATTCTGGAACTGTACCTGAACGAGATTTTCCTTGGGCAGAACAGCTATGGTGTGGCTGCGGCCAGCCAGACCTATTTCAACAAGACGCTGGGCGAGTTGACCCCACATGAAGCGGCGTTTCTGGCATCACTTCCCAAGGCGCCATCGGACTATCACCCCGTGCGCCGCAAGGACCGTCTGCTGGCGCGCCGGAACTACGTTCTTAAAGAAATGCATGACAACGGCTATCTGACCCAAGCCGTCTATGACTCCGAACGCGGGCAGCCGCTGCGGTCGGTGCAGAACGGCGACTTTGAAAGCTTCAAGGAAGAGCTGCCCCCGCGCGACTATTTTACCGACGAAATCCGCCGCCAACTGTCCGAGAACTTCGGCGAAGGCGAGTTTTTCACCGGCGGCCTGACCGTGCGCGCGACCATTGATCAGGAAATGCAGCCCATTGCCGCCGATTCCCTGCGCACCGAGCTGGAAAACTATGACCGTAGCCGATCCACATGGCGCGGCACCGGCAAAAAGATCGACCCGCAGATCGCTACAGGTGACGGCTGGCAAGAGGCGTTGAACGACGTCACCGTTGCCCGTGACATTGACCTGAATGGCCGTTGGTATCCTTCCGTGGTGCGCGAAGTCGGCGACCAGCGCATTGTGTTGGGGATCGAAGGGCAGGGCATCGGAGAGGTGCCGCGCGCTGATATCAAATGGCTCAAGGGCGATTTTGTCGCCAACTTTGACGTGGGCGACGTTGTGCATGTGCGCCAGCGCGACGGTGGCTGGTCGCTGCGGCAGGTGCCTGCGGTGCAGGGCGGCTTTGTGGCGATGGACGTCAACACCGGTCGCGTGATCGCCATGCAGGGCGGGTTCAGCTATCAAAACTCGGTCTTCAACCGCGCCACGCAGGCCAAGCGCCAACCGGGGTCTTCGTTCAAACCCTTTGTGTATGCGGCAGCACTCGACAGCGGCTATACGCCCGCGACGATCATTGTCGACGCCCCGATCGAGATCAACACGCCGCAAGGGATGTGGCGCCCCAAGAACGCATCGAACCAGTATTACGGCCCGACCCCCATGCGCACCGGAATTGAACGGTCGCGAAACCTGATGACCATCCGTCTGGCCCAAGAGGTCGGCATGGAAACCGTGGCCAGTTATGCCGAACGCTTTGGCGTCTACGACCGCGGCCAGATGGGCAAGTTTCTGGCCAACTCGCTGGGGTCGCAAGAAACTACATTGTACCAGATGGTTGCGGCCTATGCGATGTTCGCCAACGGTGGCGAGCGGGTCAAACCCACGCTGGTTGACCGTGTGCAGGACCGCTATGGCAAGACCGTCTACCGTCACGATGAACGCCAGTGCGCCGATTGCCAACTGGCCAGTCTGGACCCCGGATATGGCCCGCGCATTGCCTCTAACCGCGAGCGGGTGATGGACCCGATCACCGCCTATCAGTTGACGTCGATGATGCGCGGCGTGGTCGAACGCGGCACTGCTGCGCGCACCGTGAACCTGCCGGTGCCCACAGCGGGCAAGACCGGCACGACCAACGACAACAAGGACGTGTGGTTCGTGGGCTTTACCAGCAACATCGTTGCGGGTTGCTACATCGGCTTTGACACGCCCCGCGATATGGGGCGCGGCGCGTCGGGTGGCGGCATGTGCGGCCCCGTGTTCCAGCGCTTTATGCTTGAGGCCACCAAGAAATACGGCGGCGGCGATTTCGACGTGCCCCCCGGTGGCCACTTTATCAAGATCGACCGCTTTACCGGCGCACGTCTGAGTGACGATGCGTCAGGTGAAAGCGTGGTGGCCGAATATTTCCGTGACGGTGAAGAGCCGCTCTTTGGCTTGATGTTCGACGGCGGCTTTGCAATGGGCGCCGATCTGCCGCTGGTCGAAGAAGTGGGCCGCGCCACGGGCCGCGAAGTGACCACATCCACCGGCAAAAAGGCCACCGTGGGACCAAAGGCAAACTTCGGCACGCTTAGCTCGGGCGGACTGTACTAG
- the ilvN gene encoding acetolactate synthase small subunit — translation MSALKIKKGATSHSAYNLRPNFSDVEERHTLAVLVENEPGVLARVIGLFSGRGYNIDSLTVAEVDHTGHLSRITIVTTGTPQVIEQIKAQLGRIVPVHTVNDLTVEGPSVERELAMFKVSGGGEKRVEALRLADIFRANVVDSTLTSFVFEITGAPEKIDAFAELMRPLGLVDVARTGVAALSRGD, via the coding sequence ATGTCAGCTCTAAAAATCAAAAAAGGCGCTACCAGCCATTCGGCCTATAACCTGCGGCCCAACTTTTCCGATGTCGAGGAACGGCACACGCTGGCCGTTCTGGTCGAAAACGAACCGGGTGTTCTGGCGCGGGTCATCGGGTTGTTCTCGGGGCGTGGCTATAACATCGACAGCCTGACCGTGGCCGAGGTGGACCATACCGGTCACCTGAGCCGGATCACCATTGTCACCACCGGAACGCCGCAGGTGATCGAACAGATCAAGGCGCAATTGGGTCGCATCGTACCGGTGCACACTGTCAACGATCTGACCGTCGAGGGTCCATCGGTCGAACGCGAACTGGCGATGTTCAAAGTGTCGGGCGGCGGTGAAAAACGGGTCGAAGCGCTGCGGCTGGCGGATATTTTCCGTGCCAACGTGGTCGACAGCACCCTGACCAGCTTTGTGTTCGAGATCACCGGCGCGCCGGAAAAAATCGACGCTTTTGCCGAACTGATGCGGCCTTTGGGGCTGGTCGATGTGGCGCGCACCGGCGTTGCGGCGCTGTCGCGCGGCGACTGA
- the prfB gene encoding peptide chain release factor 2, whose amino-acid sequence MRAEAQNTVAEIEKSLELLGQRLGVETAQYRLEEFNARVEDPNLWDDPEAAQKLMRDRQSLVDAIDTYESIKQDLADNIELIEMGEMEGDEEVISDAESALKTLAVKSAQKELEALLDGEADSNDTFLEINSGAGGTESCDWASMLARMYVRWAEKKGYKVELNAESAGEEAGIKSATYKITGHNAYGWLKSESGVHRLVRISPFDSAAKRHTSFTSVKVYPVVDDNIEIEVNPSDIRIDTYRSSGAGGQHVNTTDSAVRITHHPTGIVVTSSEKSQHQNRDIAMKALKSRLYQMELDKRSALVNEVHESAGDAGWGNQIRSYVLQPYQMVKDLRTNYETSDTKGVLDGDLDGLMGATLALNVSGKSRSEAQGD is encoded by the coding sequence ATGCGCGCCGAGGCCCAAAATACCGTTGCCGAGATCGAAAAATCACTGGAGCTGCTGGGGCAGCGTCTGGGCGTGGAAACTGCGCAATACCGGCTGGAAGAATTCAACGCCCGCGTCGAGGATCCAAACCTTTGGGACGACCCCGAAGCCGCACAAAAGCTGATGCGCGACCGTCAGTCGCTGGTCGATGCCATCGACACCTACGAAAGCATCAAACAGGATCTTGCCGACAACATCGAGTTGATCGAGATGGGCGAGATGGAAGGCGACGAAGAGGTCATCAGCGACGCCGAATCCGCGCTCAAGACCCTTGCGGTGAAGTCCGCGCAAAAAGAATTGGAAGCACTGTTGGACGGCGAGGCCGACAGCAACGACACCTTCCTCGAGATCAACTCGGGCGCGGGCGGTACCGAAAGCTGTGATTGGGCGTCGATGCTGGCGCGGATGTACGTCCGTTGGGCCGAGAAAAAGGGCTATAAGGTCGAACTGAACGCCGAGAGCGCAGGCGAAGAGGCGGGGATTAAGTCGGCCACCTATAAAATCACCGGCCACAACGCCTATGGCTGGCTGAAATCCGAAAGCGGCGTTCACCGTCTGGTGCGTATCTCGCCCTTTGATTCTGCCGCCAAGCGGCACACCTCTTTTACCTCGGTCAAAGTTTATCCGGTGGTCGACGACAACATCGAGATCGAAGTGAACCCCTCCGATATTCGCATCGACACCTACCGGTCGTCGGGCGCCGGTGGTCAGCACGTCAACACAACGGATTCGGCTGTGCGGATCACCCACCACCCCACAGGGATCGTGGTGACGTCATCGGAAAAGTCCCAACACCAGAACCGCGACATCGCCATGAAAGCGTTGAAATCGCGTCTGTACCAGATGGAGTTGGACAAGCGGTCGGCGTTGGTGAACGAAGTTCACGAAAGCGCGGGCGACGCAGGCTGGGGCAACCAGATCCGCAGCTATGTTTTGCAGCCCTACCAGATGGTCAAAGACCTACGGACCAACTACGAAACATCGGACACCAAAGGCGTTCTTGACGGCGATCTGGACGGTCTGATGGGCGCCACACTTGCGCTGAACGTCAGCGGCAAAAGCCGGTCGGAAGCGCAAGGCGACTAA
- a CDS encoding N-acetylmuramoyl-L-alanine amidase has protein sequence MRYVIMVICALVLSGVSGAGAQELTALARVDPQRSHISDGWFGNTTLNIALSQGVPFRVFHLDNPKRLVIDFREADWSGVDAKTLLPEAGKITAVRFGPFRPGWSRLVMDMAEPLLPSEIEMKVDESTGIATLSVALKGVAPEAFGAGAGSPKDVAWATQAAQPPVLPKFDNSFVVVIDPGHGGVDPGAVRDGIEEKDIMLKMAQALAEALRRSGQADVVLTRTIDQFVSLPGRVDVAHAADADLFISLHADILSEGGASGATVYTLADDASDEAAAQLAAQHNRADILAGADLNGADDEVAGVLLDLARQETAPRSDQAAATIIGAMQAAGGPMNAHPSRQAGFSVLTSADVPSILIEVGFLSSKRDLANLRDPVWRAVMASAIADGILAWRTADLAQRPLVRQ, from the coding sequence ATGCGGTATGTGATCATGGTGATATGTGCGCTGGTTCTGTCCGGTGTGTCGGGCGCGGGGGCACAAGAACTGACAGCGCTGGCGCGGGTTGACCCCCAGCGCAGCCACATTTCCGATGGCTGGTTCGGCAACACCACATTAAACATCGCTCTCAGTCAGGGCGTGCCGTTTCGGGTGTTTCATCTCGACAATCCCAAGCGTCTGGTCATCGACTTCCGCGAGGCCGACTGGTCCGGTGTCGACGCCAAAACCCTGTTGCCCGAAGCGGGCAAGATCACTGCGGTGCGCTTTGGTCCGTTCCGTCCCGGCTGGTCGCGGCTGGTGATGGATATGGCCGAGCCGTTGTTGCCGTCGGAAATCGAAATGAAAGTGGACGAAAGCACAGGTATCGCCACCTTGAGCGTTGCCCTGAAGGGTGTCGCCCCCGAAGCCTTTGGTGCCGGAGCAGGCTCACCCAAGGATGTTGCTTGGGCCACACAGGCCGCGCAACCTCCCGTCTTACCCAAGTTCGACAACAGCTTTGTCGTGGTGATTGATCCCGGTCATGGCGGCGTTGATCCCGGCGCGGTGCGCGACGGGATCGAGGAAAAGGATATCATGCTGAAAATGGCGCAAGCGCTGGCCGAGGCGCTGCGCCGCAGCGGGCAGGCGGATGTCGTTCTGACGCGCACCATAGATCAGTTCGTGTCGCTGCCGGGACGGGTGGATGTGGCCCATGCGGCGGATGCCGATCTGTTCATCTCGCTGCACGCCGATATTCTCAGCGAGGGCGGTGCCAGTGGTGCCACTGTCTATACGCTGGCCGATGACGCCAGCGACGAGGCCGCCGCGCAACTGGCCGCCCAGCACAACCGCGCGGACATTCTGGCCGGTGCCGATCTGAACGGGGCCGACGACGAAGTGGCTGGTGTGCTGCTGGATCTGGCCCGTCAGGAAACAGCCCCGCGTTCCGATCAGGCCGCCGCTACGATCATCGGCGCGATGCAAGCTGCCGGTGGGCCGATGAACGCACACCCCTCACGGCAGGCAGGCTTTTCCGTGCTGACCAGCGCCGATGTGCCGTCGATTTTGATCGAGGTCGGATTTCTCAGTTCGAAACGTGACTTGGCCAATCTGCGCGATCCGGTCTGGCGCGCGGTTATGGCATCGGCGATTGCGGATGGTATACTGGCCTGGCGCACTGCCGATCTGGCTCAGCGTCCCTTGGTGCGCCAATAG